From Vicingus serpentipes, the proteins below share one genomic window:
- a CDS encoding C40 family peptidase translates to MKYGICHLSVVPCRLEPSDSSEMVTQLLFGETVKIYEEKRADWRKIKTAHDNYECWVDKKQIIEITEEEFSSLNSSSFVSTDLVHVVKNDDLVIPIVIGSSLPNFGNDYISINEVKYNYDGNSTQASSSPDKNKLIENAFMYLNSPYLWGGRSPFGIDCSGFSQIVYKLVGFSLPRDASQQAKIGQTLSFVEESEPGDLAFFDNEEGNIIHVGIVLENNKIIHASGCVRIDKLDHQGIYNVDTNRYSHRLRLIKKIL, encoded by the coding sequence ATGAAATACGGTATTTGCCATTTAAGTGTTGTTCCTTGCCGACTAGAACCTTCTGATTCTAGCGAAATGGTTACGCAGCTATTATTTGGTGAAACTGTAAAGATTTACGAAGAAAAAAGAGCTGATTGGCGAAAAATTAAAACAGCTCATGACAATTATGAATGCTGGGTTGATAAAAAACAAATTATAGAAATAACTGAAGAAGAGTTTTCATCCTTAAACTCTTCTTCTTTTGTTTCAACCGATCTAGTTCATGTTGTAAAAAATGATGACTTAGTTATTCCGATTGTAATTGGAAGTTCATTACCTAATTTTGGTAACGATTATATTAGCATTAATGAGGTTAAATATAATTATGATGGCAATTCAACTCAAGCATCTTCTTCTCCAGATAAAAATAAGTTAATTGAAAATGCATTCATGTATTTAAATTCTCCTTATTTATGGGGAGGTCGTTCTCCATTTGGGATTGATTGCTCGGGATTTAGTCAAATAGTTTATAAGCTGGTTGGTTTTAGTTTACCCAGAGATGCCTCTCAACAAGCAAAAATAGGTCAAACACTAAGTTTTGTAGAAGAATCTGAACCTGGAGATTTAGCTTTTTTTGACAATGAAGAAGGAAACATTATTCATGTAGGAATTGTTTTAGAAAACAATAAAATTATACATGCATCTGGATGTGTTAGAATAGACAAATTAGATCATCAAGGAATTTACAATGTAGATACAAATCGTTATTCTCATCGCCTTCGATTAATCAAAAAAATATTATAA
- a CDS encoding aminotransferase class I/II-fold pyridoxal phosphate-dependent enzyme produces the protein MADIFEKIKNNRGPLGKYAKEAHGYFAFPKLEGELNNKMTFRGKEVLQWSLNNYLGLGNHPEIRKVDEQASKDWGLAYPMGARMMSGNSNYHEQLEAELAEFEKKQDAILLNFGYQGMVSAIDALLDRNDVVVYDAESHACILDGLRLHQGKRFVYQHNDMESLDKMLEKATKITEKTNGAILVITEGVFGMSGNQGSLKDIVDLKQKYSFRLFVDDAHGFGTMGATGMGTGEAQGCQDGIDVYFGTFAKAMASIGGFIASDEDVIDYLRYNMRSQIYAKSLPMPLVIGNLKRLEMLKNSPEIREKLWTVANALQKGLKDNGFNLGTTTTQVTPVILSGDIPEATNLILDLRENYNLFCSIVVYPVVPKGVIMLRLIPTAMHNLEDVEYTINCFKAVQEKLSAGAYKSETIADIS, from the coding sequence ATGGCAGACATTTTTGAGAAAATAAAAAACAATAGAGGTCCTTTAGGTAAATATGCTAAAGAAGCTCATGGATATTTTGCATTTCCTAAATTAGAAGGAGAGCTAAATAATAAAATGACCTTTAGAGGTAAGGAAGTTTTACAATGGAGTTTAAATAACTATTTAGGGTTAGGTAATCATCCTGAAATTAGAAAAGTTGATGAACAAGCATCAAAAGACTGGGGTTTAGCTTATCCAATGGGAGCTAGAATGATGTCTGGTAATTCTAATTATCATGAACAATTAGAAGCTGAGTTAGCTGAATTTGAAAAAAAGCAAGATGCAATTTTGTTGAATTTTGGTTACCAAGGAATGGTTTCTGCAATTGATGCATTATTAGATAGAAATGATGTAGTTGTTTATGATGCTGAAAGTCATGCATGTATTTTAGATGGATTAAGATTACACCAAGGTAAAAGATTTGTGTATCAACATAACGACATGGAAAGCCTTGATAAGATGCTTGAAAAAGCTACAAAAATTACTGAGAAAACTAATGGTGCAATTTTAGTGATCACAGAAGGTGTTTTTGGTATGTCGGGTAATCAAGGAAGTTTAAAAGATATTGTTGATTTAAAACAAAAATATTCATTCCGTTTATTTGTTGATGATGCTCATGGTTTTGGAACAATGGGAGCAACAGGAATGGGTACTGGAGAAGCTCAAGGTTGTCAAGATGGAATTGATGTTTATTTTGGAACATTTGCTAAAGCTATGGCTAGTATTGGCGGGTTTATTGCTTCTGATGAAGATGTGATTGATTACTTGAGATACAATATGCGTTCTCAAATATATGCTAAGTCTTTACCAATGCCATTAGTGATTGGTAACTTAAAAAGATTAGAAATGTTGAAAAATAGTCCAGAAATTAGAGAAAAATTATGGACTGTTGCTAATGCTTTACAAAAAGGATTAAAGGACAATGGATTTAATTTAGGAACAACAACAACACAAGTTACTCCTGTTATTTTAAGTGGAGATATTCCTGAAGCTACAAACTTGATTTTGGATTTAAGAGAGAATTATAACTTGTTTTGCTCTATAGTTGTTTATCCTGTTGTTCCAAAAGGAGTTATTATGTTGAGATTAATTCCAACTGCTATGCACAATCTAGAAGATGTTGAATATACAATTAACTGTTTTAAAGCAGTTCAAGAAAAATTGAGTGCTGGAGCATACAAATCTGAGACAATTGCAGATATTTCTTAA
- a CDS encoding FecCD family ABC transporter permease has protein sequence MKKDKQTNFIIFLLVLLIVGVILFVLDIFLGSVNIPIKSILNILFFNNTEKESWELIILHSRLPKAIAAILCGAALSVSGLKMQSLFKNPLAGPYILGISSGASLGVAIFIMGAGIFGISLSNFPLFSNYGLLLSSILGSSFVLLILLAAIIKIKDIMTVLILGIMIGSIVTAIVSIIQYFSPDTQLKSFILWTMGDLSSVSLDQLKFFAPTVLLGLLASFFISKKLNLYLLGEEYAKSLGLNVKQTQFLTIIITAVLAGSVTAYCGPIGFIGIVVPHFARLISKSSDHKKLIPLSILIGINVLLLADIISSVPGNDTILPINSITSFIGIPFIIWIIFKNKKMTNPL, from the coding sequence ATGAAAAAAGATAAACAAACCAACTTTATTATATTCTTATTAGTATTACTAATTGTTGGAGTTATTTTGTTTGTATTAGACATATTTCTTGGATCTGTTAATATTCCAATAAAAAGTATATTAAACATTTTGTTTTTTAATAATACAGAAAAAGAAAGTTGGGAGTTGATTATCTTACACAGTAGGCTACCAAAAGCTATTGCAGCAATATTATGTGGAGCAGCTCTTTCTGTTAGTGGTTTAAAAATGCAAAGCTTATTTAAAAACCCTCTTGCTGGCCCATATATTCTTGGTATTAGTTCAGGGGCAAGCCTAGGTGTCGCTATATTTATTATGGGTGCAGGAATTTTTGGAATTTCACTCTCTAACTTCCCTCTGTTTTCAAACTACGGGCTACTACTTTCTTCAATTCTCGGATCTTCTTTTGTATTGCTTATTTTATTAGCTGCAATAATTAAAATTAAAGACATTATGACTGTATTAATTCTTGGAATTATGATAGGTAGTATTGTTACTGCAATTGTTAGTATCATTCAATATTTTAGCCCAGACACACAACTAAAATCTTTTATTTTATGGACGATGGGAGACTTAAGTTCTGTTTCATTAGACCAACTAAAATTTTTCGCACCAACAGTTCTTTTAGGCCTACTTGCTTCTTTCTTTATTTCTAAAAAATTAAATCTTTATTTGCTAGGTGAAGAATACGCTAAGAGTTTAGGACTAAACGTAAAACAAACTCAATTTTTAACCATCATCATTACTGCCGTTCTTGCAGGAAGTGTTACTGCTTATTGCGGACCTATTGGGTTTATTGGTATTGTAGTTCCTCATTTTGCAAGGTTAATTAGTAAATCATCCGATCATAAAAAACTAATTCCGTTAAGCATATTAATAGGTATTAATGTTTTACTCCTAGCAGATATTATTTCAAGCGTTCCTGGAAATGACACAATTTTACCAATCAATTCTATTACTTCTTTTATAGGTATACCATTTATTATTTGGATTATTTTTAAAAATAAAAAAATGACAAATCCTCTTTAA
- a CDS encoding ABC transporter ATP-binding protein → MNKGINISNLSIGYQKKTLIEAINVDSNLCQFISIIGRNGEGKSTLIKTLTSLIEPIKGDISVAGKLLFKLSEAEKSKLISVVLTNKISIHNINVFDFVAYGRYPYTNWLGIKTNNDKTIISEAISLCNINHLTTKLYTELSDGERQKVNIARAIAQDTPIIVLDEPTAHLDLVNKIEVFKLLKLLVEKHQKTIIISTHQIELALQLSNTVWLINQQKVISATPNELIKNGEIDKLFANTDVIFNPATNSFTVK, encoded by the coding sequence ATGAATAAAGGAATTAACATATCAAACCTTTCAATTGGCTACCAAAAAAAAACATTAATTGAAGCTATTAATGTAGATTCTAATCTTTGTCAATTTATTTCTATTATAGGAAGAAATGGAGAAGGAAAATCTACTTTAATAAAAACTTTAACTTCATTAATTGAACCTATAAAAGGTGATATATCTGTTGCTGGTAAGTTGTTATTTAAGCTTTCGGAAGCTGAGAAATCGAAATTAATAAGTGTTGTTTTAACCAATAAAATAAGTATCCATAATATCAATGTTTTTGATTTTGTAGCTTATGGTAGATATCCTTATACAAATTGGTTAGGAATAAAAACAAATAATGACAAAACTATAATTTCTGAAGCAATTTCGTTGTGCAACATAAATCATCTTACTACTAAATTATATACCGAATTAAGTGATGGTGAAAGACAAAAAGTTAACATTGCAAGAGCTATTGCTCAAGACACACCTATAATTGTACTAGACGAACCAACTGCTCATTTAGATTTGGTTAATAAAATTGAGGTTTTCAAACTTCTAAAACTACTAGTTGAAAAACATCAAAAAACAATTATTATTTCTACACATCAAATAGAATTAGCGCTTCAATTGAGTAATACTGTTTGGTTAATTAATCAACAAAAAGTAATTAGCGCAACACCTAATGAGTTAATTAAAAATGGTGAAATCGATAAGTTGTTTGCAAATACAGACGTCATCTTTAATCCAGCAACTAATTCATTTACTGTAAAATAA
- a CDS encoding outer membrane beta-barrel protein, whose amino-acid sequence MKNLILLLALTIFSTVLLAQEIETLKGQEGDWGLSINISGIINDIRLENDKDANGNYMVFARKYLKDDVALRIGLNVTSDRNKWTTEDSLSLASGSRALQTVDSSKTRFDFSVLVGYEKHMAGTKRLDPYFAAELMIGRIGNTKTDATTTLKDVTGTDKTDFTRQQDGGFTMGLGLVAGFNYFIAPKFSLGAEFGFAYTYMKSGGNYSESTVNTPVSGSQTSTFILGKQEQSNNTIGISSTSGIVLSYFF is encoded by the coding sequence ATGAAAAATTTAATATTATTATTAGCGCTAACAATTTTCAGTACAGTTTTATTAGCTCAAGAAATTGAAACTTTAAAAGGTCAAGAAGGTGATTGGGGGTTGAGTATCAATATTTCAGGTATTATTAATGACATAAGATTAGAAAATGATAAAGATGCAAATGGAAACTATATGGTTTTTGCTCGTAAATATTTAAAAGATGATGTTGCCCTTAGAATAGGTTTAAATGTAACTAGTGATAGAAATAAATGGACAACAGAAGATAGTTTATCGCTAGCTTCAGGAAGTAGAGCTTTACAAACGGTAGATTCTTCTAAAACTCGTTTTGATTTTTCAGTTTTAGTTGGTTATGAAAAACACATGGCTGGAACAAAAAGATTAGACCCTTATTTTGCTGCGGAATTAATGATAGGAAGAATTGGTAACACAAAAACAGATGCAACAACAACGCTCAAGGATGTTACAGGAACTGATAAAACTGATTTTACTCGTCAACAAGATGGAGGTTTTACAATGGGCTTAGGTTTGGTTGCTGGTTTTAACTATTTTATCGCTCCTAAATTTAGCCTTGGTGCTGAATTTGGTTTTGCTTATACCTACATGAAATCGGGAGGGAATTATAGTGAAAGCACTGTTAATACACCTGTAAGTGGTAGCCAAACTTCTACATTTATATTAGGTAAACAAGAGCAAAGTAATAATACGATTGGAATTTCTTCTACTTCAGGAATTGTATTATCCTACTTCTTTTAG
- a CDS encoding metallophosphoesterase family protein, translated as MKKIGLISDTHNYLDPKIEKYFKDCDEIWHVGDVGTINVIDGLLKIVPTVRGVYGNIDGQDIRGYFPKNLRFKCEDVDVWMTHIGGYPNRYSLDVRDKIKRNPPKLFISGHSHILKVMFDKKLNLLHINPGAAGKHGFHKVKTIVRFTIDKENIKDLEVIELGERV; from the coding sequence ATGAAAAAAATTGGATTAATATCGGACACACATAATTATCTAGACCCAAAAATTGAAAAATATTTTAAAGATTGTGATGAAATATGGCATGTTGGCGACGTAGGTACTATCAATGTTATTGATGGCTTATTAAAAATTGTTCCTACGGTTAGAGGTGTTTATGGTAATATTGACGGTCAAGATATTAGAGGGTATTTTCCTAAAAATTTACGATTTAAATGTGAAGATGTTGATGTGTGGATGACTCACATTGGAGGTTATCCCAATCGTTATTCGTTAGACGTAAGAGATAAAATAAAAAGGAATCCTCCTAAACTTTTTATTAGTGGTCATTCTCATATTTTAAAAGTGATGTTTGACAAAAAATTAAACTTACTTCATATTAATCCTGGAGCAGCTGGCAAACATGGTTTTCATAAAGTAAAAACCATAGTTCGTTTTACCATTGATAAAGAAAATATTAAAGATTTAGAAGTAATTGAATTGGGCGAAAGGGTATAA
- a CDS encoding M3 family metallopeptidase, translated as MNPLLEAFNTPFETAPFSKIENSHFKPAIEKAIDLARKEIDEIVSNTDAPTFENTIEALDYSGKLLDSVTHIFFNQNSAETSPEIQKIAQEISPLLTDFGNDIGLNEDLFKKVKTVYENKNNLDLTTEQQTLLDRKYKSFVRNGANLNTTQKDELRKIDKELSQCSLNFGENVLAETNKFELLVTDEKELAGLPEGVLEASRTAAKAKNKEGWLFTLAYPSLIPFMTYADNRELREQLYRANATKSCKGDDLDNQDIVLKIVELRFKRANLLGYKNHSHFVLEEQMASKQETVLSFLNDLLAKSKPIALKEHQELTDFAHSLGFEGELQAWDLAYYKEKLKQKLFSLDDEMLKPYFKLENVIDGAFIVASKLYNLQFEEIFNIDKYHKDVKTFKVTDKNTKELVALFYADFFPREGKRNGAWMTSFNNQYIQDGVNHRPHIINVCNFTKPTETKPSLLTFNEVTTLFHEFGHALHGMLANTVYPSLSGTSVYRDFVELPSQVLENWCYEEEALKLFAKHYETNEVIPMDLIEKIKASATFMEASNIVRQLNFGLLDMAWHTTNPELIKNVIQFEIEATANTQITPLVNGVCMSTAFSHIFQGGYSSGYYSYKWAEVLDADAFEYFQENGLFNEEIGAKFKEFILSKGGSEHPMELYKKFRGQEPDSNALLKRAGLLETA; from the coding sequence ATGAATCCATTATTAGAAGCATTTAATACCCCTTTTGAAACAGCACCTTTTTCAAAAATTGAAAATAGTCATTTTAAACCTGCTATTGAAAAAGCTATTGATTTAGCTAGAAAAGAAATTGACGAAATAGTTTCAAATACTGATGCTCCTACTTTTGAAAATACAATTGAAGCACTTGATTATAGTGGTAAATTATTGGATAGTGTAACCCATATTTTTTTCAATCAAAATTCAGCCGAAACTTCGCCTGAAATACAAAAAATAGCACAAGAAATTTCGCCTTTACTAACTGATTTCGGAAACGATATAGGTTTAAATGAAGATTTATTTAAAAAAGTTAAAACTGTTTACGAAAACAAAAACAATTTAGATTTAACAACCGAACAACAAACCCTATTAGATAGAAAATACAAAAGCTTTGTTCGTAATGGAGCAAATTTAAACACCACTCAAAAAGATGAGTTAAGAAAAATTGATAAAGAACTTTCGCAATGCTCTTTAAACTTTGGTGAGAATGTTTTAGCAGAAACAAATAAGTTTGAACTTTTAGTTACTGACGAAAAAGAGTTAGCAGGATTACCCGAAGGTGTTTTAGAAGCTTCGAGAACTGCAGCAAAAGCTAAAAACAAAGAAGGCTGGTTATTTACATTGGCCTACCCAAGTTTAATTCCTTTTATGACTTACGCTGATAATCGTGAGTTAAGAGAACAACTATATAGAGCTAACGCTACAAAATCGTGTAAAGGAGATGATTTAGATAACCAAGATATTGTTTTAAAAATTGTTGAGTTACGATTTAAACGTGCAAATTTATTGGGTTATAAAAATCACTCTCATTTTGTTTTAGAAGAGCAAATGGCTAGTAAGCAAGAAACTGTATTGAGCTTCTTAAACGATTTATTAGCAAAATCGAAACCTATAGCTTTAAAAGAACACCAAGAATTAACTGATTTTGCTCATTCATTAGGTTTTGAAGGTGAATTGCAAGCATGGGATTTAGCTTACTATAAAGAAAAGCTAAAACAAAAATTATTTAGCCTAGATGATGAAATGCTTAAACCCTATTTTAAGCTAGAAAATGTAATTGATGGTGCTTTTATTGTTGCTTCTAAATTATACAACTTACAGTTTGAAGAAATCTTTAATATAGACAAGTACCACAAAGACGTTAAAACATTTAAAGTAACCGACAAAAACACTAAAGAATTAGTTGCTTTGTTTTATGCTGATTTCTTCCCAAGGGAAGGAAAACGAAATGGTGCTTGGATGACTTCGTTTAATAATCAATACATACAAGATGGCGTCAATCATCGTCCTCACATTATTAACGTATGTAACTTTACAAAACCAACTGAAACAAAACCATCGTTATTAACTTTTAACGAAGTTACTACCCTATTCCATGAATTTGGACATGCCTTACACGGAATGTTAGCCAATACCGTTTATCCAAGTTTATCTGGAACAAGTGTATACAGAGATTTTGTTGAATTACCATCTCAAGTTTTAGAAAACTGGTGTTACGAAGAAGAAGCTTTAAAATTATTTGCAAAACATTACGAAACTAACGAAGTAATTCCGATGGATTTAATTGAAAAAATTAAAGCATCAGCTACATTTATGGAAGCAAGTAACATCGTTCGTCAATTAAACTTTGGCTTGTTAGACATGGCTTGGCATACTACAAACCCAGAACTAATTAAAAATGTGATACAGTTTGAAATAGAAGCTACTGCAAATACTCAAATTACACCATTGGTTAATGGAGTTTGTATGAGTACAGCTTTCTCTCATATTTTCCAAGGTGGTTATTCTTCTGGATATTACTCATACAAATGGGCAGAAGTTTTAGATGCTGATGCTTTTGAATATTTTCAAGAGAATGGACTATTCAATGAAGAAATTGGTGCTAAATTCAAAGAGTTTATTTTATCGAAAGGTGGTTCAGAACATCCGATGGAATTGTATAAGAAATTTAGAGGACAAGAACCTGATAGCAATGCGTTACTTAAAAGAGCTGGTTTATTAGAAACAGCTTAA
- a CDS encoding DUF6913 domain-containing protein, with amino-acid sequence MSPIKNIQLKLGKFKLKNEKKKLKRDVKAFNLSNASTVGVIYNATNRNDYELAKKFVQYLKEERKDVLSLGYINSKNSDDVVKPHLNYQFFDNNSISKIKVPNSIDAKSFISKSFSILIDLNTEDCFPIEYITTLSRAKFKVGAAGNYRNEECDLIIDISQNNNLDYLIIQIKHYLKMINP; translated from the coding sequence TTGAGTCCGATAAAAAACATACAACTTAAGCTAGGAAAGTTCAAACTCAAAAATGAGAAGAAAAAACTGAAGCGTGATGTAAAAGCATTTAACCTAAGCAATGCTTCTACTGTTGGTGTTATTTATAATGCAACTAATCGTAACGATTACGAACTAGCTAAAAAGTTTGTTCAGTATTTAAAAGAAGAACGTAAAGATGTTTTATCTTTAGGTTATATCAACTCTAAAAATTCGGATGATGTGGTTAAACCGCATTTAAATTATCAGTTTTTTGACAACAATAGTATTTCAAAAATTAAAGTACCAAACAGTATTGATGCTAAAAGTTTTATTTCAAAATCCTTCAGTATTTTAATTGATTTAAACACCGAAGATTGTTTCCCAATTGAATATATTACAACGCTGTCGAGAGCAAAATTTAAAGTTGGAGCCGCTGGCAATTACCGCAACGAAGAATGTGATTTAATCATCGATATTAGCCAAAACAACAATTTAGATTACTTAATTATTCAAATTAAGCACTATTTGAAGATGATTAATCCTTAA
- a CDS encoding DUF721 domain-containing protein produces the protein MSKNGPLKEVIDKLLRAYGYQDQLDEIELLKAYDEVVGTVFVKHTKEVYFKNKTLFIKLDSAALKQELSYAKEAIKEKLNQMMGKRIVEEINIK, from the coding sequence ATGTCTAAAAATGGTCCATTAAAAGAAGTAATTGATAAATTATTGAGAGCTTATGGCTACCAAGATCAATTGGATGAGATTGAGTTGCTAAAAGCTTATGATGAAGTGGTGGGAACTGTTTTTGTAAAACACACCAAAGAAGTTTATTTTAAAAATAAAACGCTTTTTATTAAGCTCGATTCAGCTGCTTTAAAACAAGAGTTAAGTTATGCTAAAGAAGCAATAAAGGAAAAACTCAACCAGATGATGGGAAAAAGAATAGTTGAAGAAATTAATATTAAATAA
- the recF gene encoding DNA replication/repair protein RecF (All proteins in this family for which functions are known are DNA-binding proteins that assist the filamentation of RecA onto DNA for the initiation of recombination or recombinational repair.) gives MLLKELNILNFKNCSEANLSFTENVNCFLGNNGEGKTNLLDAIYYLSFCKSYFNPIDSQNIKHEEPFFVVEGIYDKGDKTDVIYCGLKRNQKKQFKRNKKNYERLADHIGTIPLVMISPIDILLIIEGSDGRRKFIDGIISQYDKSYLNNLLNYNKALHHRNLLLKSFWLNRNFDKDSLEIWDEQLIKYGTLIHQSRKTFVDDFTPIFQKYFTQLSNNKETVALIYQSQLNDDSFENLLVNNLAKDKANHYTNFGIHKDDLVFAIDEFPMKKFGSQGQQKTYLMALKLAQAELIKNISEKKVIFLLDDIFDKLDDNRMKQLLAIVSNGDFGQIFITDTSLSRIPDILTEENINFKAFKIENGGAVDV, from the coding sequence ATGTTACTTAAGGAGCTAAATATTTTAAATTTTAAAAACTGCAGTGAAGCCAATTTAAGCTTTACGGAGAATGTAAATTGCTTTTTAGGAAACAATGGTGAAGGAAAAACAAATTTATTGGATGCGATATACTACTTATCGTTTTGTAAAAGTTATTTTAATCCTATTGATAGCCAGAATATAAAGCACGAAGAACCATTTTTTGTTGTTGAAGGAATATATGATAAAGGTGATAAAACAGATGTGATTTATTGTGGATTAAAACGAAATCAGAAAAAACAATTTAAACGAAACAAGAAAAATTACGAGCGATTAGCAGATCATATTGGTACAATTCCGTTGGTAATGATTTCGCCAATAGATATTTTATTAATTATTGAAGGGAGTGATGGCCGAAGAAAGTTTATTGATGGAATAATTTCGCAATACGATAAAAGCTATTTAAATAATTTATTAAACTACAATAAAGCCTTACATCATCGGAATTTATTATTAAAATCGTTTTGGTTAAACCGAAATTTCGACAAAGATTCGTTGGAAATTTGGGACGAGCAATTGATTAAGTATGGAACACTTATTCATCAATCAAGAAAAACTTTTGTTGATGATTTTACGCCAATTTTCCAGAAATATTTTACTCAATTAAGTAATAATAAAGAGACAGTTGCTTTAATCTATCAATCGCAATTAAATGACGATAGTTTTGAAAATCTGCTAGTCAATAATTTAGCTAAGGATAAGGCTAATCATTACACCAACTTTGGAATACATAAAGACGATTTGGTTTTTGCTATTGATGAGTTTCCGATGAAAAAGTTTGGTTCGCAAGGACAACAAAAAACCTATTTAATGGCATTGAAGTTGGCTCAAGCGGAGTTGATTAAAAATATTAGTGAAAAGAAAGTGATTTTTTTATTGGATGATATTTTTGATAAACTGGATGATAATAGAATGAAGCAATTATTGGCTATAGTGAGTAATGGCGATTTTGGACAGATATTTATAACTGATACAAGTTTATCGAGAATACCTGATATTTTAACTGAAGAAAACATTAACTTTAAGGCTTTTAAAATAGAGAACGGAGGAGCAGTAGATGTCTAA
- a CDS encoding tetratricopeptide repeat protein: MSKKHNEENQEVIVDVQEVYSKTEHFVENNKKNLSIIVGGIVVVIALYLGYTKMYIAPMEIEAQSSMFMAEKYFEQDSLQKAINGDGLNYGFIDIIDEYSGTKSANIAHYYLGISYLRTGDFEAAIDELKSFSSDDIMISSIALGAIGDAYLELGEIDDAISYYKKAAKNQANNLTSPMYLFKAGIAYEEKGDYQAAFDNYTTIKNDYAESSEGRTIEKYLARAEALK, encoded by the coding sequence ATGAGTAAGAAACATAACGAAGAAAATCAAGAAGTAATAGTTGACGTACAAGAAGTTTACAGTAAAACGGAACATTTTGTAGAAAACAACAAAAAAAACCTTTCAATTATTGTTGGAGGTATTGTTGTAGTTATTGCATTATACTTAGGTTATACTAAAATGTATATCGCTCCAATGGAAATAGAAGCTCAATCATCTATGTTTATGGCTGAGAAATATTTTGAGCAAGATTCCCTACAAAAAGCAATTAATGGCGATGGTTTAAACTATGGTTTTATTGATATTATTGATGAGTATAGCGGAACAAAATCGGCTAACATAGCACACTATTACTTAGGAATATCTTACTTAAGAACTGGTGATTTTGAAGCTGCTATTGATGAATTAAAAAGCTTTAGCTCTGACGATATTATGATTAGTTCAATTGCTTTAGGTGCAATTGGTGATGCTTATTTAGAATTAGGAGAAATTGATGATGCAATTAGCTACTATAAAAAAGCAGCTAAAAACCAAGCTAACAATTTAACTTCACCAATGTATTTGTTTAAAGCAGGTATTGCTTACGAAGAAAAAGGTGATTACCAAGCTGCTTTTGACAACTATACTACAATTAAGAATGATTACGCTGAATCTAGCGAAGGTAGAACTATTGAAAAGTATTTAGCTAGAGCTGAAGCATTAAAATAG
- the ribH gene encoding 6,7-dimethyl-8-ribityllumazine synthase, with translation MATVNKNLSDYDINSIPDASKMVFGIVVSEWNENITSGLLNGAYNTLVKHGATEANIIVKNIPGSFELPLAAQSLLEKTNVDAVICLGSVIQGETKHFDFVCEATALGIKDVGLKYNKPVIFGVLTDNTMQQGLDRSGGKHGNKGDEAAITAIKMVAFQQGL, from the coding sequence ATGGCAACAGTAAACAAAAATCTTTCTGATTACGATATTAATTCAATTCCGGATGCTAGTAAAATGGTTTTCGGAATTGTTGTTTCTGAATGGAACGAGAATATTACATCTGGGCTTTTAAATGGTGCTTACAACACTTTAGTTAAGCATGGAGCTACAGAAGCTAATATTATTGTAAAAAACATACCTGGAAGCTTTGAATTACCCTTAGCCGCTCAAAGTTTACTAGAAAAAACTAATGTTGATGCTGTTATTTGTTTAGGCAGCGTAATACAAGGAGAAACCAAACATTTTGATTTTGTGTGTGAAGCAACTGCTTTAGGAATTAAAGATGTTGGTTTAAAATACAACAAACCGGTTATTTTTGGTGTGCTTACCGATAATACCATGCAACAAGGTTTAGACCGCTCTGGTGGTAAACATGGCAACAAAGGTGACGAAGCTGCAATTACAGCAATAAAAATGGTCGCTTTTCAGCAAGGGTTGTAA